AGCAAGAAAGGTGGCATAGTAGACTTTGGAGATTTTCTCAATCATGCCTGGAAAGGTTACAAAAATCATCGTGGTACACATATAGATGGAATTGTAACTCAACTTGTAAAACAACGTGTAGTAAGCGAATATCGCAAACCTTACCAATGCAGGCATACTTTTATTACTCTTTGTCTGGAAGCTGATATTGATGCAAAGGATGTAGGAAGGTGGGTTGGTAACTCTCCAGAAATTATTTACAAGCATTACGCAGGTAATAAACGTAATCTACAGGTGCCAGAACTATAAATTTGTTGAATTAAAATATAGGCGATCGCCTACAAAGCAATTGTGTTAATCAGAAAATACGGTGATTTGATAAAAGTAGCTTTTGCATCGAATGCTGCTACTTATGATCACCTTGTCCATTAACTCTTAGCATTTGTGTAAATAACACAAAGACGCGATCGCGCTTTATTCGGTGTCTGCCTTTATACTGCCACCCAAATCAACGAAAGCTGCACTTTGCTCAAAAGAGATGTTATTGGCACTAGGGGTTCGTCCCAAGCTGATCATCAGGGCATACAACACTAAAGGTGGCAAAGATACCAGAGAAATTCAGGTTCACCCCAGGCTCATTGGTAACAAGTTAAGTAAGTGTTAAATGTGATACAAAACCTATATCTGTGATGCTCCCAGAAGATTTAGATGCCTACGTGCGAAACAAGCCCAATCGTTCCGAGTGGTTACGGCAGGTTATTGCTGATGCTGTCGCCAAGGAACAAGCTGAAGCTTCCCAGGAAGATTGATTGGGAATTTTGCCAAGCGATCGCTGGTATATTTGTAATTGAGGTAAAAGTAGCGATTAATGCCAGCTTGTCCACTTTTACCCCTAGTTAACCAATGGATCTGTATTCCCCTGACAAATCCATGCTCCCCAGTAAAAAGGATGTTCTAATGGTGTGTCTTTTTCTTGACAATCAATTTTACTATTTACTGATAACTCTTTGACCGCTAAAAGTTCCTTTAGCACTTCCAGACCCAAAGCTGATTCTCGCAATTGCTTAACTGTAATTCTACGTATATAATTCTGAGCAGAATGTAACGCTTCAGACCGACTCATGCCAGACTGCAAGTGATCAAAAAAACGCTCCATCAGTAAGGCAGTTACTTTGTCAGGAACAGACCATAGGCTCATCACTAGAGTTTTTGTACCTGCCACTGCAAAAGCACGCCACAACCCAAATACACCTTCGCCAATTTTAATATCACCTCTGGCAGTATCGCAGGCAGAAAGAACCGTCAATTCATTCGCCCACAAATCTAAACTGGCAATATCTTGGGCAAAAACAAAGCCTTTACCTGCTGCTTGAGGAAGTCTCCCACCAGCAAGCCAAGTATTAGCACCTGCTAACGCCAGCCCAGAACGCAACATAGGATTTTCTACCTTGGTTGTTCGCAGACCTTCCATGTTTAGTAGGTTGCGCCTGTTAGTGACTGGTTGCGCCTGGGAATCGCTTTGGAATAAGCCATGAGTTGCAATTAGCATGATACTAGGACACTCGCTACTTGTCAGGCGGGTTTCTAGTGCTTCTGCGCCTAAGTATAATTTGGCATCAGGCAGTTTTTTCGCCACACTTTCCCCCAAAAACCTTGTCCCTGGAGCGCGGAACAAGCCTTTTGTGGTGAGAGTAGTAAGTAATTCTGGTATTTTTGGTGCTAATGCATTGCCAGTTTCTTGATCTGTGGCTGCATCTGCTGTTAAATCAAAATCAGGATCGGCAATGATTAATGGTGTCGAAATAAAACCTGTTGGTAGCTGAACTTTGCTACGGAGAATTTCTCGCCCGACACCCAGATAACTGATGGTATACTCATCCATTAATAGACGTGAGCCTGTGGCATCAATCGGCAATATCTGAAACGGCACTAAGTTTAAATTACCATCGGGTGCAACAATTAGATGGCTGCAATCTTTCACTAAGTCCCGGATGGGGTCGAACACTGCTTGACTCAGTTGCATCGCATCTGTGGGATTGTATGATTTGATGTGCAGCTTTGGTGCGTCACTACCTTTACCCCAAGCTAATGTCGGGTGGGTGTAGTCAGATGCTTGTAAGCGAAAGGCTTGAATCAGTTCATCGATAGATGCGCTTGCCCCCAAATCTACCATCTGCACGGCATCTGATTGTCCGGCTGTTAAAATAAATGCTAAATACCGAGCTGGATGCCATTGTGTTTCTCCATTGGCCGAAATTGCCTGAAAATCGAATACGTCAAAGCGGACAAACTCGACCAAAATAGAATCAGAAGGTAATGCTGCGACAATCGCCTCACGGTCGAAAGTTTGTTGTGATAGCTGAATTTCTGGAACTTGTGCCGCTAATTGTTTTTGTAAGTTGTGATGTCTGTTTTGCAGTTGTCTCAAATTATCTTGGTATGTAGCTAAGTCATCTGTTTTGGGAACTGCAAAAGTCAGATGGATAATTTGATTGCTCAAATCGCGCAGTTGACGGAATTTTTCTTTCAGTTGCGGGTAGCGGCCATTGTAAAACGCTTCATTTTGAGCCGCCAGCGCTGAGGCGGTTAAGGCTTTACGTTTGAGAACAAAATCTAAGGCTGCAAGTTTTGCTTTATCTGAGTCAGCAAGATGGTTGCAGACTAGGGAAAGAAATAAGTCAAAGTTATTGCGAATTTTCTGGAGGAAGGACAGGCGATCGCTTTCGGAACTAAAAGCGAATATATTACGAATAATCTTGTCATTAATGTTACTGGCTTGGATGCGATGAGATAAAGCTTCATCTGGGCGGTTAGTCGCAGCTAACACTGTTGCGAGATTATTTAAGCTAAATGCAACATCAGGATGTTCATCTCCCAACAGGCGTTTTCTCATTGCCAAAGTTTCTGCATACTTCTGTTGTGCTTCTTCATAGCGCCCCAGCGAAAAGTATAACTCTCCCAGATTATTCAGACTATTAGCGATTTGTGGGTGTTCTTCTCCTAGTAATGACTTTCTCAGTCTCAATGTTTCTAAGTGGAGTTCTTCTGCTTCTTGATAACGCCCTTGAAAATCATAAATAACCGCTAAGTTATTCATCGTACTTGCCACTTGTGGGTGTTCGTCACCAAAGGCGCTTTTAACGATAGCTAAGGCTGATAAAAGTAATGATTCTGCTTCTTGATATTTAAATTGAGCATGATATAATGCTGCTAAATTATTGAGAATAGCTGCTACGAATGGATGTCGTTCTCCTAAAAGATTTTTGGTCATTGCCAAAGATTCTAGATGCAGTTCTTCCGATTCAGAATATCGTCCTTGTAACCGATAAATAACTGCTATCTGGTTGAAAGTCAAGGCAATATCAGGATGCTCGTTACCTAAGAGATTTTTTTGAATTTCTAGAGCTGACAAATATTTTTGTTCGGCTTGAGAATAATTGCCTTGTTCTTCATAAAGTCCTGCCAGATTGTTTAAAGCACCGGCAATTATGGGATGCTC
This Nostoc sp. C052 DNA region includes the following protein-coding sequences:
- a CDS encoding tetratricopeptide repeat protein → MKKLLEKLNQLNLQVVQLAGQGNFKQAIIIAQEAVNLGSSQQLTEHSEYCDSLNNLAELYRIQGCYLEANPLYLQALTIRKSLLGSEHPDVAQSLNNLAVLYHSQGNYSQAEKYFLESLELWKSIFGAEHFQIATNLNNLAEIYREQGKYLKAEQVHLEVLGMRKRLFGDEHPDIAQTLTNLGAIYTSLGRYKEAEKMHLETLAMKRRLFEELHPDMTISLNNLARLYDVQGRYLEAEQLHLAVLDRWKEILGSEHPYIASTFSNLGGTYQEQGRYLESEQKYLEALAMRKRLLGDEHPDIASSLDNLAELYLIQGRYLSAEQKALEAYSLRKQLFSSDEFDIVDSLKILAVIYTYQGRYLEAEKLYLEVFPILESSLGKEHPIIAGALNNLAGLYEEQGNYSQAEQKYLSALEIQKNLLGNEHPDIALTFNQIAVIYRLQGRYSESEELHLESLAMTKNLLGERHPFVAAILNNLAALYHAQFKYQEAESLLLSALAIVKSAFGDEHPQVASTMNNLAVIYDFQGRYQEAEELHLETLRLRKSLLGEEHPQIANSLNNLGELYFSLGRYEEAQQKYAETLAMRKRLLGDEHPDVAFSLNNLATVLAATNRPDEALSHRIQASNINDKIIRNIFAFSSESDRLSFLQKIRNNFDLFLSLVCNHLADSDKAKLAALDFVLKRKALTASALAAQNEAFYNGRYPQLKEKFRQLRDLSNQIIHLTFAVPKTDDLATYQDNLRQLQNRHHNLQKQLAAQVPEIQLSQQTFDREAIVAALPSDSILVEFVRFDVFDFQAISANGETQWHPARYLAFILTAGQSDAVQMVDLGASASIDELIQAFRLQASDYTHPTLAWGKGSDAPKLHIKSYNPTDAMQLSQAVFDPIRDLVKDCSHLIVAPDGNLNLVPFQILPIDATGSRLLMDEYTISYLGVGREILRSKVQLPTGFISTPLIIADPDFDLTADAATDQETGNALAPKIPELLTTLTTKGLFRAPGTRFLGESVAKKLPDAKLYLGAEALETRLTSSECPSIMLIATHGLFQSDSQAQPVTNRRNLLNMEGLRTTKVENPMLRSGLALAGANTWLAGGRLPQAAGKGFVFAQDIASLDLWANELTVLSACDTARGDIKIGEGVFGLWRAFAVAGTKTLVMSLWSVPDKVTALLMERFFDHLQSGMSRSEALHSAQNYIRRITVKQLRESALGLEVLKELLAVKELSVNSKIDCQEKDTPLEHPFYWGAWICQGNTDPLVN